Sequence from the Pedobacter sp. D749 genome:
TAAATCGAGTTATTCTGAAAAGGTAAATCCTTTACATAAAAACTAAAATTGTTAAATTCACGTTACCTTTCATTTTTTGGCACTATTATGGAATCTTTCAAATCTGTGCATCTTTAAATTATCACACATTTAAAACACACATTATGAAACGTTTAAATTTAATATTGAGCCTCGCATTTCTTTCGATAGGACTTCATTCTTTTGCCCAAACCAATAAAGAAACTACAGTAAAAATTGTTGCGGATAAAAATTACACTTTTATTGCCAACACAGCCGTACCGATGTCAAACAATGATGTTAATAGAGTATTGGCAATGATGCCAGGCAGTCAAGGGGGCTCTTCAATAAACCTATCTGGATCGCAATACGACGTGAAGGTTACTAAAGACAGTATTGTTGCTTATCTGCCTTATTTTGGAAGATCTTTTTCCGCTCCAATGGATCCGACACAGGGTGGCATTAAATTTACTTCAAAAAATTTCACCTATACTGAATCTAAAAATAAAAAAGGAACCTATATTATCCAGATTAATACAAAGGATGTAACAAGAGAAAATTATCGGTTTACCATCAATATTTCGACCAATGGTTATGCTTCGCTAACAGCCAGCAGCATGAATAAACAGCCCATCATTTTTAATGGTTATTTAGACGAGCCGAAGAAACAGGATTAATACGTGAATCGTCATTGCGAGAAGGAACGACGAAACAATCTTTCATGCTAGCGAATCCTTGCTATAAAGATTGCTTCGTCGGCTGAAAAAGCCTTCTCGCAATGACGATCATACTTATTTCTTAATCAGTTCGATCTGAAATATATGTGGCCATTTTTTACCGGCTACAAAAAGTCTTTTACCTGCTTTATCGTAAGCAATTCCATTTAATACATTATTGGCCTTTTCATCTTCAGTTTTAAAGTAATCAGCAGGCAACAAGCCTGATAGATCGATCTTGCTTTCAACAGCCCCAGTTTCTGGGTTGATGATCATGATTTCATTGGTTGTATATACGTTTGCATAAATTTTACCATCAATAATTTCGAGTTCATTCAGATTTTGAATCGGGCCCTTATTATCAAAAACATCAATCGAACCAATTTTCTGATAGTTATCCTTATTCAGAAAAAAGATTGTGTTAGAACCATCGGTATTTAACACTTTCTCTCCATCAAAAGCCAGGCCCCACCCTTCTCTGCCTGTGATGTAAGAAAACTCAGATAATTTCTTGAAAGTAGCTTTATCATAAACAAAACCCACTTTTTCGCGGTAGGTTAACTGAATAATTTTATTGCCGATTACCGTGATGCCCTCGCCAAAATATTGCTTATCCAAATCTGCTTTCTGAAGTATTTTACCTGTTGATGGTTCTACTTTACGCAGACTCGAATGGCCATAATCGCCGGCACTCTCGTAGAAAAAGCCGTCATGATATTCTAAACCTTCTACGTACGAAGAGGTATCGTGAGGCAAGGTCTTAATCACTTTATAAGTATACTCAACTGACGCCTGGGCCGCTAACACATTAATATTTGAGGTTAAATCCTCTGATTTCCCACCACCAAATATTCTTGCAGTGATCAGGTGATTACCCAATTTTAAACCCGCTGTTTTAAGTTTGATGGCTGAAGTATCTGCTTTTGAAACTACTTTAAC
This genomic interval carries:
- a CDS encoding DUF4251 domain-containing protein, which encodes MKRLNLILSLAFLSIGLHSFAQTNKETTVKIVADKNYTFIANTAVPMSNNDVNRVLAMMPGSQGGSSINLSGSQYDVKVTKDSIVAYLPYFGRSFSAPMDPTQGGIKFTSKNFTYTESKNKKGTYIIQINTKDVTRENYRFTINISTNGYASLTASSMNKQPIIFNGYLDEPKKQD
- a CDS encoding glutaminyl-peptide cyclotransferase, giving the protein MRFGLKINPIKNFVFIGIALAFVSSCKDSSTTTYRSFISPLTGLNVPAGNEFDVKVQFGAEQKVDSVVYLIDTVKVVSKADTSAIKLKTAGLKLGNHLITARIFGGGKSEDLTSNINVLAAQASVEYTYKVIKTLPHDTSSYVEGLEYHDGFFYESAGDYGHSSLRKVEPSTGKILQKADLDKQYFGEGITVIGNKIIQLTYREKVGFVYDKATFKKLSEFSYITGREGWGLAFDGEKVLNTDGSNTIFFLNKDNYQKIGSIDVFDNKGPIQNLNELEIIDGKIYANVYTTNEIMIINPETGAVESKIDLSGLLPADYFKTEDEKANNVLNGIAYDKAGKRLFVAGKKWPHIFQIELIKK